The proteins below come from a single Mya arenaria isolate MELC-2E11 chromosome 8, ASM2691426v1 genomic window:
- the LOC128243678 gene encoding uncharacterized protein LOC128243678: MEDGVKEFLDKLGMRKYFDMFVAKGFDKEGDISHLTEGDLKSMYIIDTDDRNRILEAAHHFHPSRKYMLHEWLQAAGLSHYFISFMESDLTDIAALARLKLPDEDLYDELEITLPGHKRRLERAVRQLAKNNMTRVPKMEVQEPENENKETTGSDVICLQKPELAVTYGRWGKPRCLLDAKYDFLLLEATVVSTLDSRDRVDIEFMVDSGSDVVTMRQEVLDSLDLELIGPINSKGVHASRVKNLYKANIVIGHVSLEIEVMGESYDSIGSRVLRHFRHYISGSQHIWLKGDFIDPTLASKELKPGNNEDKQIIVGDDENISVIGEKCEPLVKELAFESKALAPEDLENLGTNELSAPEESDDHLVQNDHVKMDKVDKKGLKVNENMGFANKVSEFKFKGINQEKENEMKNSHSGEMDSNGHVDETDKLVSGPADVIDVRPIIASNRKRHAQNSKSANLSAIIAERENGKTVKRHRPNERKLHSLIQVVNSEPCDSKSRGVLNQRSVYYHAEENHFDTYFS; encoded by the exons ATGGAGGACGGCGTAAAAGAATTCTTGGACAAGCTCGGAATGAGGAAATATTTCGACATGTTTGTCGCCAAAGGCTTTGATAAAGAAGGGGACATTTCTCACCTGACTGAAGGCGATTTAAAGTCCATGTATATAATAGATACAGATGACAGGAATAGGATCCTTGAAGCAG CGCACCACTTCCACCCAAGCCGGAAGTACATGTTGCACGAGTGGCTGCAGGCGGCGGGGTTGAGCCACTACTTTATCAGCTTCATGGAGAGCGACCTTACGGACATTGCCGCCCTCGCGCGCCTAAAGCTGCCCGATGAGGATCTCTATGACGAGCTGGAGATAACACTTCCGGGCCACAAGAGGCGCCTTGAGCGAGCAG TTCGCCAACTGGCTAAGAATAACATGACAAGGGTGCCGAAAATGGAAGTACAAGAACCTGAGAACGAGAATAAAGAAACTACAGGCAGTGACgtcatttgtttgcaaaaaccGGAACTAGCCGTTACTTATGGGCGGTGGGGCAAACCTCGATGCCTGCTTGATGCCAAATATGACTTCCTGTTGTTAGAGGCGACTGTGGTGTCCACGCTGGATTCCAGAGATCGTGTCGATATAG aattcaTGGTTGATTCCGGAAGTGATGTTGTAACCATGCGACAGGAGGTGCTCGATTCTCTCGACCTGGAGTTGATCGGTCCAATCAACAGTAAGGGTGTGCACGCTTCACGCGTGAAGAATCTGTACAAGGCAAACATCGTCATCGGGCATGTGTCGTTGGAAATAGAG gTAATGGGTGAATCCTATGATTCCATTGGTTCCCGCGTGTTACGTCATTTCCGACATTATATAAGTGGTTCCCAGCACATTTGGCTAAAGGGAGATTTTATTGACCCAACTCTTGCTTCTAAGGAATTGAAGCCGGGAAACAATGAAgataaacaaattattgttggtgatgatgaaaatatatcCGTTATTGGTGAAAAGTGTGAGCCTTTGGTGAAGGAGTTGGCTTTTGAGTCAAAAGCTTTGGCCCCGGAAGATTTGGAAAATCTTGGTACAAACGAACTGAGTGCACCAGAAGAGAGCGATGATCACTTAGTGCAGAATGATCACGTCAAAATGGACAAAGTTGACAAAAAAGGTTTAAAGGTAAATGAAAATATGGGTTTTGCAAATAAGGTTAGTGAGTTCAAATTCAAGGGAATTAACCAGGAAAaggaaaatgaaatgaaaaattcaCACTCGGGAGAAATGGACAGCAATGGACATGTAGATGAGACCGACAAACTTGTGTCAGGTCCTGCTGACGTCATCGACGTTCGACCAATCATCGCGTCGAACAGAAAGAGACATGCACAGAACAGCAAAAGTGCTAATCTGAGTGCAATTATTGCGGAGAGGGAGAATGGTAAAACTGTGAAGCGGCATAGACCTAATGAACGAAAACTCCACAGTTTGATTCAGGTGGTAAATTCTGAGCCTTGTGATTCAAAGTCGAGAGGAGTGCTAAACCAGAGGTCCGTGTATTATCACGCAGAAGAGAACCATTTTGACACATATTTTTCATag